The genomic stretch TATGGCACTAATCGACGCGGTGGCGGATATCCTTTCCGCTTATCCCGCCTTATCCGATGGTGGCTTCTCAGGGTATGCCGGGTGGGGTGTTGACAAAGTGGACTCTCCAATCGCCGGAGCGCCTGCATCAGTCATGGAGAACGGGGGCTACTCTCATGCCTTCGCAAAGCTAGACGACAGCGACGATGCATTGGAAGAAGCACAAAGATTCGTATCTGCGACGCTCATGCAACGGCTCCGGAAATACAATGGTTCTGGTCTCATGATCTCCGAGAGCTGGGAGCGTTATCCATCATTCGAAGACTATTATATGGCAGCGACGAGGGCTCAGCAACAAGTTGGATTCAGCAAGATGACGCTCACATCACGCCTCCTCGATAAGGCGTCTCTCACGGGTGACCCGGCACAGCTCAAGGAGATGCTACGTATCACTTCCACGAATTCCCCCGATGTCCCGGAAAAGGCAACCATATGGACTATGCTTTTCCTCGTTGGTGGAGGAAAGGTCCTTGACAACCCCGCTGATGCTTCTGCGGACCGCTATGTTGGAGTCCACCCCGCCTGGCGTAAAGCGTATCTTCTTGCTGTGCCGACGTCCATATTGCCCGAAAATGCAGACGACAGGTCCTTCAAGAAGATGCAACAAGATACCACATACAGAAAGGCCGATGCAATGAGAGCGCTGGCCCCGAATATGGGCAGCTATCTCAATGATGGTGACAGACACAATCCATGGTGGCAGACGGACTTTTTCGGTGATAATTACCCTCGCCTTAGGGCCATTAAGGATGAATATGACCCGGATCATGTGTTCTACTGCCCTACCTGCGTCGGGAGTGAGGAGTGGAGGGAGATTCCGGTCGAGGGTAAGGTGTATGGCACTTTGTGTTgggcttgaagatggttAAGTGTTCTCGTATATTGGACCTCTCGGAATTGCAGGGGGTGTGGCAAGTGTATATCTCGTTGTACTTATGTGAGCTAGACGCTTGTAGCGAGCACGGTATATACGTGTAATTGCGTGCGGAAGATAACATATCCTCAACAATTCTAAATTAGCAGTTTGGATTTAAATCCAACGAGCGACACGATCACCAATTTCTCGACATTTATTCTCAACTACGATCAGATTGCCGGGCGATCCGAGAAAGATTCACGCAAGTTATGCAGACTAATGATTGGCAGGTTAGTTACTCGACATCTAGAAGTCATGGCGAGCCCACCGCAATGCAATGCTTCGATGCACTACGGTCCTGGCCGGAGGTTGGTCAGTCGGAGGTCATATCAAGCTATAAGCTTAAGTTCGACGAGCGTAGGCATTGTCCCATGGCAGGTCACGAACTGTAGTCACACTAACGCCAAGTCTGCAATGGCAGTAAGTGCCGCGGCATAAACAGTTGCAAACCTAGTACGTGGTTGAACCTTTGATAGAAAGTTCGTCTCTTGTTAATCTAGGAGCTTGCTGCAAATGACTACAGAAAGGGGAGGGAGGACATATTGGCACAAATGAACGAGGGTAAAAATGTAGTAGTACTAGTGGTAATAACTTGGAGAACTTGTGAACGTCTACATAACCGTAGTGTCACTCATAGGCTAATATGTATAGCTCCTTCGATCCCAATCCCTAGCAACTACTAGCTTGAACCTACTAATTCACTGGAACCACCCCGTTTGGTTGCACTCGTCATAATCTCTGAACGGATGTATGTGTTCTCAACTTGTAATTTCAGGAATCATGCCTAGAGCTCTTGCGACGAGTACGCACCATTGATAAGGCATCTCTTGTCCACCTGGATCGGAGTTGAAGTATTCCCAACCCGCCACTCCTCCAAGATAGGGATACCGGAGTCGTAACTCAATAAGCACCGGGCGAAGCTTGTCGAACTCTATGAAGCCTGCGGTTCCATTGTTCCGGTGAGTCAATAGAGTTGGAAGGACACGAGACGGAGGGAATCCCATCGCCATGATCGCGTCATAGTCCTTGGTTGTTTCGAGGCTCCCCCAGCCGTTGTAAAATTGCGTGTTGTAGAAATTAATCTTATCGCCTCTTTCACCCTCGAAACGCAGATAGTCGAAGCCAGATAGATGGGCCTTACCCTGCAAAGCCGTAGCAACAGGAGCGAGGGTGATGATAAAGTTAGGCCCGAAGTCCGCCCGAAGGCGATCAACGAGACGGTTAATACCATTCTGGGAGATTGGTTCCTCGATGTCGAGGTCGATCCCGTCGAACTTGTACTTGACAAGCATGTCGTACAGGGTCTTGTAACACTCCTGGAAACTCTCGTCTTCGTCCAGCACGATGAAGCTTCCGGGACAGGCTCCTCCGAGCATTGCCAATACCTTAAGTCCTCTCTGTTGTAGAGTCTGTTTATCCTGCCACAATTCTGTGAAGCTTTCGTGGTCTGGGGTGTGGTTATTGAGATGCAAGTATCCGTTGCGACCTAGATGGAAACAGCCAACGATGAGGTGCGTGAGGGTTTCCATCTGGAGCCAACTCTCAATGAGATACGCGACAGCCAGATCTTTTAGTGAAACCGTCATAGTCTGATAGTAAATCACTATTTTCCGAGCTTGATGCGGTCGCAGGTTAGGAATCGGGTTCGTCACTTCATTGAATTCCGAAGGTAACCTGGGGTAGGCGATACCATGGTCAGGCATGTTGTGAGAGATGAATGAAGCCAGAAGGTAATGTTGAAATAGATTGAAGAGTAATAGATCAAGGTGTAGAGTATCCGGGCTAAATAAATGCCTGAATTTATACTTAGCCAGTATATGTCCGGCCTTGGAAAGTGCGATTGAGTAGAAATTCAACCATGCCGGACAGACTTCCGCTTTCCGAAGCTGTTGGTTGTGTCGAAATACTACAGATTTGCCAACGTTACCACTAGCAGTGCATTGTCACTCACGTTTTGTTTAAGTATACAAATTTACCAATGTTCAAGTCTTGCCATGGGTGGGTCTTACGGCCATCGTTAGTAGGGTTATGATTAGTGTGTGTAGCCGAGCTCTGTGTGTACCATAACAACAGTAGGGTGCATTTGATCAAAACCATCTTACAGTATATCAAGTTGCATTATTCTATTATAAGTGAGGTAACATAGTGTCATCACATACATCAGATTATAGCAGGTCTGAACAGCACAGAATCCCAAAAGAGGCCAATGCTCCTACTTAGAAGCTACGACCTTAGTGTGTCCAAGTATCGCCTTACGATGCCCTCGCCTGAAGACCTACTCAATAGATGTTGAGTGACCAATTCATTGATCATGCTTCACCATAATTTGCGTCAATCGCTTGCCCTGATCGTCTGGCAATTCGACATTAAGTGAGAGTAAAATGGCAGAGTAGATATTCAGATACGCCTGGAACCTATCTTAACACCCGGGAACAGAAGCCGCCATAGCAGATCACTTGCTTTTAACAGCTGGAAGTCGCGTTGCGCAATGTTCCAGATCTAGCTTATAAGCGTGCCCCGTTTCTTAGATTTAGGGTTATCAATAATAAATATCTTATTTATACAACCCCCCCGGGGCATAACGTCAGGGAACATTGAATTCATTTAAACCCAGGTTACAATGCTGCAAAAGACCCTTTGCTATGTTGCAATTCAGTtatttgatatatataaacagGCGTAAAGTACTCCCTATGATTAGGCGGTACAATATAGATAGAAAGCTTTATAATCTGAATCTTCTTATTAGTATGTGCTATATCTctacatttttctttccagttgtttgttttctgttccttttcttatttccttgCCTTTACAAGAACAGTAAAACTTGACCATATCAAACTTTCAGCTATGAGGTGCAAGCAACTATCATTCGTACCAGCGAACTCTCTCATTGAGTATTTTGAAGAGTGTTACTGATAGTGTAGTGTACATATAGCGTTATTATACAGGCATCTTTTGCATCCTATCCAGCTCTATCTCCGGCCCATCGTCCGTAAATGTATTGGAGTTTTTGGAATAGGTTTGCTCGGTGAGCTTAACAGTGCTCGACGAGACTCGCCTTGACCGTTCTGCGGAGATGGACTTTCGAGATGTGCTTCTGCTGAAGACCGACTTGATCCCTCTTGCGGTGCCGACAAAATCCACATGGGGCTTATACTGGTTGAAAAACACCCGTGCCGCGGGTAAACTCGAACATGTAATCGCAATGAGCAATTCCATCATAGCCAGCATCCAACAGTACCAACTAGTCCAGGACGCATCGTAGGAGACATAGTAAAGTCGCACAATAAAGTACAATCTTATTCCCGCGATAACGGGAGTCAAGTATCCCGCAACGAAAATGGAGCCCAGGGCAATCTTTTCACGAAATGAGATCCGTAGGTTCCAACACAAAATCGCTGGAAGGGTAGTCACAACTGCGTCTTGAACAAGCGCGACACCTGTCGCGACAATGATATGTACCGCCTCATTATAACATTTCCACGTATGCGATGCCGCCCATACCGGGTTGATTTGATCCCAGTAGGCGTGGAGTGGCCGACAGGACCCGAAAATCACCGCGAGAAAGGCCACACTGTATCCGACAACGGAGAATATGCTAATCCATGTCGTGAGCATGAAACCTCGCGAGATCGATCGGAAGCCCATTCGCCggtagaagaggaggacCGAAATTCGCACCAATCCAGAGCCAAGTACATACAGCATCTCCATTGCGAGTGCCACTTGGCGTTGCGCGATGAGCTTGGGTAGTGTATTGTCCCACGTGTGGAGGTTTGCGCCGTAGACTTCCGAGCCTGTTACCGTCAGTTGTGATCCTTGCGCGATGGTTGATGGAGGAAGGCGAACTGAGGACAAATGCGATCGCTAATCCGAGGACGGGAACCTAATCAGTCAGCTTTTTGACAATGGTAGCGTCTCGAACTAATGCGACATACCACAGCCAATCCAGCACAAAGGTCGTCCCATCCGCCACGACGCTGGATAACGCACCTCGCCCACAGTCGAACCCCAACTGTCGTCAGCGCAATGCCACCAAACACGGACGCGAGGACAATACCCGATGGTCCATGCGACTCGGGGTCGGTCATATTCGGCTTCGGCCACGATGCTATTACTTCAGGTGGCGGACGTATACCTCCGGGCATTGTTGTCAATGCCAGAAGAAACATTCACGCCCGCCACAGGACGCGGagagaaatcaaagaaataaagTGACCACAAGAGGGGTGAAAAAGTGTGGggtgttggaggatgtgACATGTCTACATCGCGTGGCCGGTTACCAGACCGTTGTTCCAGTTAAATATAGTGTACTTTTGTCAATCTTAGCTGTTTTGTACAGTCAGCGACGTCATGATCCCCAACTATATCCAGTATACATATATACCCTAACTGGGTGGAGTAAGATCCACTTTTGAGAGACATTGGAGAAACGTTGGTTGCGAACTTTCCTTCGCCCGACAAGCGACATTGGCGAGAGCCGATCGGTGAAAGACCTGGCTCGCTTTGAAATTTCCTTATTCGGATAGGAAAAAgttaataaaattaaaattatttTTGGCGTGCTTTATCTATGTCTGAGACTAGTTTTAAAAAGCGAGACGATCGATCTGTTAGTTAAATTACGTGAAGATCTTTATCATATGATGCTGTAATCTAAGTAAAATTAGTCTATAATCCTCCCTATAGCATACGTTCTAGACCGGCGTCAAAATGGATGGCCGAATCGGGATCACGTCGGGATGATGGATTTGGTAAAGTAACTTGATATTTCAGTATAACCGCAAAGAATACCTCCAGAGGAAACAAAGACGACAAGGTTCGGGGATCCATGTCACTCAAAAGCCTTGGAATACCATCAAGCTTGGACATTCCGTTCGGCGGGGGTGAAAATGATCTGCCGATGGCGCCGAAGCTTAACAAATCCGTGACTCCTATTGGCTGTGATGCCAAACCCTAAGACATTTATGCTCGGAAAGTTTCGGGTGGGTCGGATTTGCACCAACACGATAGGATAAAACACCAGCTTATCCCACTTGACACAAATTTCAGTTCCTGAAGGATCGCATAGTCTCACTGTGCCAACTTTTCAGTCTCAGATTAGAGTTATGGAGGATTAGACTGAGTTCCCAACGAGATGGACACGGCAGTGCAGACGAGCACAGGCCCGGGTAAAACACTGTTTGATCGCCCACAACCAGATGCTGATTCTTGCGTTTCAAAGGATCTCTGTCCTTGACCCGGTTTTAAACTGCGCCTCGTGTAGTTTATGCTTTCACTTACCAGGGCCCAGGAGCTAGCAAGCAAAACGACGCGTGTACTACTGCAGCACTATATGCTTCCCATGCTCAAAACGGAACCCtaacttcttccttgtcgagCTAGTGCATTCAATCAAGTGCCTCGTTGTGGATTCCAGCCCTAATATTGCGATAGCCACTAATATTGTCTGTAGATTAGATACCATCCAATAAAGCACAATGGAGGTGAGATCTAGAGACCCTGGGGCTCCCAATACTATCATCATAGTTGACCAGTGCTTTGTGATGGATCCCCATAATGCACGAAATCTCAGCggacttcttttccaccctcATCGGCTCCAAGTAGCTAAGAGTCCACAAGTGTGCTGCACGTCGTTGAAATGGTTTGCATGTACCCTGGTTCAGGGTCTCGCGCTAATTATGCTGAACCACAGGACACCTTCTGCCATATCAGCCACGATGACAGTGGAGCAAATGGTAGAACAGGACCCGCTATAGGATCCTCAACGGCGTGCTTTCCAATTGGCTTCATTTATTCGCGCCGTACTTTAAGGATTGACAAACCGGCTAGGTACCTTGTGGGATTTGCATTCCGTTGCCTCTGTTTACCGTTTTTTATATGCTCTTAATGATGCCCTACACATCCTTCGATCTTGCTCACTTTTACTAAGTTCATACTGGGATCGCCCTAGTAATACAGAAGGCTCCTCACTGTTACGCTTCCATCTCAAATTTTGGTCTACTAGAACACTCAGTATTTGGCACTGTGCCTACATCTCTTAGCATGTTAACTAGCTGTGTTGAGGTCAAGATTAAAGCGAGACAACCACGAGCCACTTGACCTATGATCATGTGACATGCCAGTTCTGGTAGTTCCTTTCGCCCTAAAACTCCTTCGGGTACTTTGGCTCGCGCCTAACGTGTGCTAGCTTCAGGGGCAATGGATCTTCAATCCTCATTTCCCACAGATTGTAACTCATGTCTATCTCTCATTAATAGTTTTAATTGCGCTGCTACATTTTAATTTACTAAATTACAAAAGTCAGACACGGAGGTACCGATCCTGGTAAGGGGTCAGGGTCCGGATTCACctaaaaatatatattcctgCATCCATATGGGGATCGGAAGGTAGCCGACTGCTTTGCTAAAGCTTTGACAAACCCTGTCAGCAAGGATCTGAGGGCTAATAGCCGAATGTGGTAAATGGTTCATGGTTGTCTTTGATCCATGTGGGTACGGTGGTACGAATCTAGCATCCTGCAGATTAATTCGCTGTACTATTCGATTTTAATCTAGAGATCCGTCTTGACTTGGCAAGTGAAGCGCATGAAGTTGGGGCATGGATCAGAATGTTTTCACGGGTTATTGTTTGTTGAAAAGGTCTGGTTTGAAACACTGGACAGAGAACTGTGACAGAGTACCCTACACAGAGTATAGAAAAGCTCATAGCAGTCCTTCTTTTACCGTTTTCAAGATCTAGTAGCCACGATGAGTTTATATACAAATTGACAGGCTTAATACCCTCCACGAGTATTTTATCCAAAAGGCCCACGCGAATCCGTGCCATAACAGCGTATTACTGCAGTCTTTGGTTGGCATGGTTATATCAGCCCGACACCATACTTTCCGGTAATGCTCGCTCTCGACGTACCGTCGGTTGATTTGGTCCTCCGGGCTTTCAAGTAAGTATCCCGCAACAGGCTTGTAGAAGAGCGGTTTGACGGCCCTGCTGCCTCCGACTTGAACAATTGTATCCTGAGCCCCGAGTTTTCCTCTTGGAGTTCCAAGTATGATAAGTGTAGTTGCTGATTTACGTTGCATAAGATTACCGCGAACCTCAAAATCCCTGACCAATTCTCAGACTTGCATGGTGAGTTTACCTTTGACACTAACTATTTCCCTTGCACAGGTACTCTCCAGACCTCTTGCAATATATGTTCCACATTGTACCTTCTTATCGCACCTCACCCTGCGTTTGGAGCAGCTGAAGTAAGCGTTTGGGGCTCTCTGGCTTATTCTCACCCCTGTAATTAGAATGTCGATGGAAACGCGGGTGGATCGCGATAGTCCTCGTAGTACTTCAATGGATGGGACCAGCAAACTGATGATGCGCTGCGGATGCGTTGCTAATAAGCATGTGACTATCTCTCATTTAACATCTATTCCCCTGTATACGCGAACGTACTCCTATCTCCAGGTAGTGGACTTGGAGTGCAATGGCACTACttgagaggaaagagaaagattggTAATGGAGGGATGAGTGGGCGGGTGCATCACTCGCTCGCATGCATCACTCGCTCACGGGATACATTACAGCTTACTAACAATTCAAAGTCTCAGAGCCAACAGATTCGACAATAAATTAGGCTTTGCACTTGCAAAACGATAAATCGAGACCTATAAATCCTAGGGAACATCCATATCAAGGCCGACAAATTGATATCCAccgaagaaatcaagattTCTAACAAATCCGGTGTTCAATGCAACCTGTGTGGAATGTCCAAGAACGGCGTGAAGAAAATTCGTTTACTAGAAGATTGTAAGTTGTAGCCGAAGGTGTTTGTTCGACACATGACTTACCTCGGATCCATCACTCGCTGTCAGCCCTAACCACAGAAGCATTGTTATTCAGGAGCGGGAGCTATCACTTAAACCAGTCGTTTCACTTGCTGTTAGTTCGAATTGCATAAATTATCATTGCTCAGCAAGGGAAGATATCACTTACACCATGAAAGATACCCGTGTAATCTCGGTCGGTATTTCCAGTAGCTGTACCAGTGTAGCAGCACGACAAATGTTGTCGGATGGTTGGACGACTTCCACAGTCTGAAAGAGGCGCGACAAGACTTCCAGCGCATTATGTATTAGTGTCATTCCATTTATTGCTACGGCTCGGAGActttcagaaagagaaatacTGGCAAACTACAAACCCCTCTGGGTCAAACGACAGAGGCTGTTATCCTCGCTGGAGCATATTGCAGGGCGGTTTGAAATCTTTTATCAAACAAATTATGCCAATCTTAGCATGAAAGAGCAAATAGGAGTCGATATCGTGCGGCTCCAATTGGCCGCAAAGACGATTGTACTCGGAACGTGTCTGCTTAAGCCGACCTGAAACCCCCACCTTTCTCCACACTCCACTCGGAGTGCACCCAATTGGTAAATGCGCTACACAAATCATCCGTCTCATTAACTTCCATCTATCTACATAAAAATCACTTGCTACCACGAAAAGAAATCATGAGACTGCCACGACATGGCCTCCACCCGCTTAGAGCGTCTTCTTGATAAactcctcgacctgctcgTCCAAGTATTGGGGTCCGACGAAGTAGTCGACCTTGGTACCATTCTTATATGCAACAGTAGACGGAATAGCAGTAAAACCCCATTCCTCGGCCAGCTCGGGATGGTCATCGGTGCTAACCCAGGCCATGTACACGGTAGGGTGTTTGGCACCGATTCTAATATCCTTGGGTTACTATCAAGCAACAAAAGAGTTGAAACGAGGTAACGCATCATCGTTCGAAACCTCACAAGGTAGGAAATTAGGGTGGCTGCTTTACCTCTCATAATTGCGCTTGGTTATATTGCCGACGTCACTCCACACGGCCGTGAACATTAGGACGAAGGACCCGTGCTTTGCGATGGCGTCGTTGATTTCTTGCTTGCTGGATGGGATGTCAGAATTCCCCTCTGCATCTTGTTGTTGCTCTTCGGAGAAGAGTTCCAGGGTGTATGAGGGAGTATGTTTACCTGTTGAGCTGGTCCATGGTCAAAGAGGTGATGAGTtatgctttttttctttctgatgaGAAAGGTCCGTCAGAGGCTTTGACTTGGAGAGAAAAGTATAGCCGGTGTCCAGTGTGTGTTTAATTCTAcaggaaagagggagaggaagtggcCCTATTTATGTCGGAGGATTTCGGCTTCCTCGCCACACAGACGCCATTGATATACCCTACGTggtcagaagaaaaaggaagctgAAGATCCAGGTGAAGGGCGCGGCGACTAAACGAAGCAATTAGAGATACGATTGTGTAACGGGCGATCAAGGTGTGACAGGTTCGGCATTTTGGG from Aspergillus oryzae RIB40 DNA, chromosome 1 encodes the following:
- a CDS encoding uncharacterized protein (predicted protein), with amino-acid sequence MPDHGIAYPRLPSEFNEVTNPIPNLRPHQARKIVIYYQTMTVSLKDLAVAYLIESWLQMETLTHLIVGCFHLGRNGYLHLNNHTPDHESFTELWQDKQTLQQRGLKVLAMLGGACPGSFIVLDEDESFQECYKTLYDMLVKYKFDGIDLDIEEPISQNGINRLVDRLRADFGPNFIITLAPVATALQGKAHLSGFDYLRFEGERGDKINFYNTQFYNGWGSLETTKDYDAIMAMGFPPSRVLPTLLTHRNNGTAGFIEFDKLRPVLIELRLRYPYLGGVAGWEYFNSDPGGQEMPYQWLAIVSFIETSVYLLGPDHRRLLSFARTQQSRGHPRDSLLGQ
- a CDS encoding uncharacterized protein (predicted protein); amino-acid sequence: MTDPESHGPSGIVLASVFGGIALTTVGVRLWARCVIQRRGGWDDLCAGLAVVPVLGLAIAFVLSSEVYGANLHTWDNTLPKLIAQRQVALAMEMLYVLGSGLVRISVLLFYRRMGFRSISRGFMLTTWISIFSVVGYSVAFLAVIFGSCRPLHAYWDQINPVWAASHTWKCYNEAVHIIVATGVALVQDAVVTTLPAILCWNLRISFREKIALGSIFVAGYLTPVIAGIRLYFIVRLYYVSYDASWTSWYCWMLAMMELLIAITCSSLPAARVFFNQYKPHVDFVGTARGIKSVFSRSTSRKSISAERSRRVSSSTVKLTEQTYSKNSNTFTDDGPEIELDRMQKMPV
- a CDS encoding uncharacterized protein (predicted protein), with protein sequence MLALDVPSVDLVLRAFKLVEERFDGPAASDLNNWNIHIKADKLISTEEIKISNKSGVQCNLCGMSKNGVKKIRLLEDYTRVISVGISSSCTSVAARQMLSDGWTTSTV
- a CDS encoding thioredoxin family protein (predicted protein), with product MDQLNSKQEINDAIAKHGSFVLMFTAVWSDVGNITKRNYERIGAKHPTVYMAWVSTDDHPELAEEWGFTAIPSTVAYKNGTKVDYFVGPQYLDEQVEEFIKKTL